DNA sequence from the Phyllopteryx taeniolatus isolate TA_2022b chromosome 14, UOR_Ptae_1.2, whole genome shotgun sequence genome:
AGCTCAAAACCAGGTGCAACTCCAGCCAGCCATGCAGGCCCAAACCCCAGTAAGTGCTCCTTACAGTCACACTGTCAAATAATGCTTGAACTGGTTTGCTTTTGTGGGTGGAGCCATATACGTGGCCTGTTTGCTCGTGATCAGAACGAGACTAATGAGTTCTGTTTGTGGCTCTAGGGTAGTGAAGCCAAGCGAATCACTCTGGTTCTCCAGCAGCCCTCGCAGGCTGCTACTGCTACGTCAATGGGTCAAACTGTCGTAGCCCAACCACAGGTCACGCAGGTTCAAACAGGCCAAGGAGGTCAACAGCAGGTTCAAGCTCCGACTAGACTGGTCCTGGGACAGCTCCCTGGGGGTAAGCTGGTCCTCCAGGGAAGCCAGCTCGCAGCCTTGACCCAGGCCCGGGCTACGGGGCAGGCAGGTGGTCAGCCCAAAGTTCTTACTATCCAGCTGCAGGTGCAACAGCAGCCAAACCAGCAAGGAGGAGTTAAGGTGAGACAGATATTGTAATAATGATGTCAGCGTGACAGTCGACAAGCAGTTCGTGACTTACGTGTGTAACCTTTCAGTACCAGTTGGTGTCGGGAGCTGGCGGTACTGGCAGCCCGCAGGTACTGCAGATTTCCCAAAGCCAAGGGGGGCAGAGAGTTGCAGTGCCTCTCAAAATGCTTCTGCAGCCACAGGTAGTCGTTTTCTGCACCTTGTGGTTAAGTATTTTTGATGTGACGGAATAATAATTTCATGTCTTCTCCGACACAGACGAGCTCAGCATCTACAGCCGGCGGGGCTGTCTCAGTGTTGAAGGTTGTCAACGCTTCAACAGCAGGCCCTTCCAGTACAACCACCACGGCGTCACAGGCTATCCgcatcaccaaggtccctggcGATTGTTCCTCCGTGCGACGGGTGGAGATCCTGTGCAAGCAAGAGAAGGCGAATCGAATTGTGGCTGAAGCTATAGCCAGGGCGAAAGCACGCGGGGAGAAGAACTTACCCCGCGTCCTCAACCAGGACGAGCTTCCATCCACACAGACCTCGCCAGAAATCGGAGGCACTGTGACCGTCGTCTCATCGGCAAAGAAAAAGACCAGCGGGGGAGGGAGCAAGAAGAAAAGTCCTTTAGTTGCAGGAACGCCATCTAAAAGTGCAGGTGGAGTTGACAAAAAAGGCAAAGCCAAACTAGCAGGAGGGGCAGTTGGTGATGCTGGAGGCACCACCATACCTGCTGCTGGCATTAAGAGCAAAAGCAAAACCAAGACAAAGTAAGAGATGCATGCTGGAAAACGTTGTGTTTTCTGCACACGAACTTGATCTTTGGATAAGAGTTGCTGATGTGTTTTGATTTCCTGTTCCTCTCTTAGTACTATTACTCTTGTGGGGgcgaagaaaagaaaaaggaatccGTCCTCTGATCATTCAGATGGGGAGTTGAGTCCTGCCTCACCTGCTGCGCTGGAAGAAGACTTGATCATGGTAAGAAGACATGTTCACTGGGGGGGCGAAACGGGTTTTTGAAAACCATCCAAACGGTTCGGTTCGACTGTTTCAGTTCAGTCCATGTGTTCCGTTCCGTTCataacgctttttttttttcttcctttctcatTTACCAATGACGCGAAGCAGTGTGTTCACTCCAGACCGAAGTAGCAAGTTAGCCAAGATGGAGGCGCGCACCCGTTATCCGTGTCACACCCTTCCGGCGATGCAGTGGCCAATCATATTGCTGCGGGCCGCGTCACTAGACGTCTTGCGTTGGAGAGAAGAGATACAGACTCTGTAGAAGTAGTAGGTTCACGATGGTCTTACCGCATCTTTTTCTCTCCGACACAAGATGTCAGTTTGATATAACAGATGCCTGTGTAGCCAACAACTCGCTGGAAATCTAGCTTCCCGATGGAGGTGTTTGGATTACCGCGGAAACTTTGCGTCACCCGATGATATGCAATGCGAGTTAGAATTTAACAAGTGGGAGGCATGAACACGAACGGTTGTTATTCCTATACCgtttacctgatttggatgtaaatccCCTCAAATTGAAGCTGAAAGTCTGCGGTTAAAGTACATCTTGTTGGtttaatttcaaatccattgcggtggtgtttagagccaaaacGGCGACTCGGAGCATATAGCAATGATTCTAGTAACATAAAGTTGAAGTTTTTAGAGTGAATTTCCATCATCATTTATGCATGATTAGCATCGGTATTTCACTTCGAAAAACCTCACGGTAACCCAGGAAACTAAAATATcataaaagtatgaatactgtaATAGTGATCTTGTCTCAGCTgagtcacaaatgtacttactcgGTGTGACATCTTTTCGAAGCGGGCCTTAAAGTTTGTTTTTCCATGTAATTCCATTATAGTGTAGAATTTGTTGACGCGTTTGTTTTCATCCGCTGTTTATGTACAACTACTCATAATGAACCCGACTAATTCCGCTGTCCAGAAGAGGCGCTCTAATCGCGTGGTGAACAGGAAGAAGTACACAGAAGACCTGGACATTAAGATAACAGACGACGAGGACGAGCAGGAGGATGTTGATGTTACGACGACCACGGCGGCTGTGGCCTCCATCAGCGCAGCACCTGCAGCGGCACACATCCACCAGGAAATTGAGTTACATGGTGACGGACTGCCTGGCATGCAGTTCTTTGTGGTGTGTTGAACATTCACTTTTGAGATgagggaagacaaaaaaaaagtatttttcttcaTTGGATTGTTTCATTATTGACTTGTCATCCAGGAAAACCCAAGTGAGGAAGATGCTGCCATTGTAGATAAAGTCCTTTCCATGCGtgtaacaaagaaagaagtaggcctttatgcAATTACTTCTTATTCATTGCCCAATTTATAatttactgtttttaaaatttgtaaaacATACCGTTGTCTTCTAGGTATCCCCAGGCCAGTACTCCAATGTGGAGGAATTCTTTGTAAAATACAAGAACTAGTAAGTCTTACAAGCTTGACCATTTAAAAGGCAACCTTTAGTTTGAGTGTATGAATAGAATACAACGCAATGCGTACAATCTCACTTTCTTGTTCCCAGTTCATACTTACACTGTGAATGGGCCAGCATGGGGCAGCTCGAGAAAGACAAGAGGATTCATCAAAAGATCAAAAGATTCAAGACCAAACATGCGCAGATGAGGCATTTTTTCCATGAGGTTAGAGGAGAAATGTAATCTTTAGTTGCAGCTTGGCTGCCGCTTATGGCGCTGTCGTTGCATTGAAATGACTGTGCTGTGTTTGATTCTGTTGTATTCTTCAGGAGGAGGAGCTCTTTAATCCAGACTACGTGGAAGTGGACAGGATTCTGGATGTGTCGCACAGTATAGACAAAGACAATGGCGAGGTAGAAAGAACtagaataaatgtgaatattttgacCGAGAGAAAGTacattatttgcatttgttaCTAACATTTGATACTCTCCTCCACCCCCCCTAGGCTGTGATATATTACTTGATTAAGTGGTGCTCTCTGCCTTATGAAGATGCAACCTGGGAGTTGAATGAGGACGTAGACGAGGGCAAGGTCGAAGACTTCAACAAAATCCAAAACCGGCAACCTCGCCTCAAGAGAACTGTAAGGACTAAAGTGCAAGATATCAAGAGTCTCGATTGACGTTTGTTTCGCTTGTTAACTTAATGTCAGTCATGTCAAAGTACGAATGCTTTGCATCTCGTTTTCCTTCTCGGTTGCAGTCATTTGCGAACGTCAAAAAGACTTAACAGGAGGCTGTGTGTAAATTGACATGCTGTGATTTGCTCACGCTGTCCTCTTCTGCAGATGCGGCCACAGGCCGGCTCATGGAAGAAGTTGGAGGAGACGAGAGAGTACAAGAACGGCAACGCTCTTAGAGAGTATCAACTAGAGGGTGTCAACTGGCTGCTCTTTAACTGGTACAACAGGTATGTAATCACACCCATCAGACGTTGAATGACCATGTTAAGCTTGTTGAAATTCAGTAATTCACAACAACAATCTCAGTGTATGATAGAAGTCATCGCTTATATGGTCggggcagtggttctcaactctTCTCGCTCTGGGAGCCACATCTTATTGTCATTACGTCCAGACATCAAACAATGCACATTATGTTTTTTAGCATTGGAAAAACATGAACGTCATTCATTTAAACATGAACACATGTGaagtgcctttcagagcacATTATTTAGGGAAGTGTAttgtcagatttatttaaaaatatacaaaataaacaagccAACAGTGTCTGCGTTGACCATAAAGGGAGTAAAACATGACGAGTGCATGTGCGTCAACAAAATAAGTTAAAAAGCAAGTctgcataaaataaataatgccaCACAAACCGAGGAGAAACTATCTCTTATGGAGTGTAGCAAATATAAAAacggcaatttaaaaaataaaaaaaataaaaaacatacacaccaAACTTCACTGCATATCGCGTAATTTatactttattgtatttattgcactgaaatTTCAGCGGCCGAAATGTTTTGGCCGAAAATAGCTCGATGGGGAATTTTTGGGTTTTGGACCAAAAGACTAGTCACCAAAACAAAACGGCCAAAATAACATATTTGTTATTGCTAACTCGCACGCTAAATAGTTAAGCAGTATTTGCTATTAAGAAGCAATGCCCGTTCGGATTTGCTGACTAAGTGGTTGAATTGACTGGGACGTCAGTATTCTGCACACAGCCTCGTCACGCTTGGATAATGACATAGTCTTGCACCATGAACCATAAATGTGACGGTTCAATAAGATACACATTCAACCAGTgggaacataaacacacattaacaacaaaaaatgaaagtCTTTATACCAGCAATAATTCCAATTTGTATGTTGCAATGAATTGTGGGAACCGCGTGGCTTTACTGTCATTATGCTAGCGGCTAGTCCAAACTGCACCGTCCCTATTGTCGCTGTTCGGCATCCGAGGTGGAATGCTTCGTGCGTGGTATGCATTTCCGCAAATAAACTACACTCACCACGGAGGGAGGATAAGATGGGAGACAGCACACCAAAGAAACCCGAAGCTCGTCGAAACCTTTGAATCGTAGAAATTAAGCTTAACAAGTGGGACTTATTGATAACGACCACATTTGCTTTCATCACAAATGACTTAATGATTTTGATTTGCAATATATTATGATATTAGATATCATGATTCTGGAAACTAGGTAgtgatgtgtttttctttcttacaTGAATTACTTCCTGTCCTCCTTCAGTGATGATAATACTTTCATAAACCCACCAAATGTGCCTTGTTCTCCGGTGCGAACCAGCTGATCTATggacggctttttttttttctcagaacaGAACAGCCATTTTAATACTGAGACGGCTACGGCGACGTCATCAATAAGCTTTATCGCGATTGGTCGGATACCTTTTGTCCAACTGTATACCTTCTACTGATTAGACCGTTTATACGACACACCCTTATGTCATTCCcccccaatatcgtgcagccctagtgaGAAGATTTGCTTGGACTCCCCTTTCAACTGACTTGAATAAGTACCCTTAAGGGAACTTATACTTCCATTTCCCCACTGTGAAGGAAATTAGGAACTATCCTAtaacttcttttcttttcctctgaTCACGCCTTGTGTCTCAGGCAAAACTGTATCCTGGCAGATGAAATGGGTCTCGGGAAGACAATCCAGTCAATCACTCTGCTGTCTGAGATTTATGCTACTGGGATACAGGGCCCTTTCCTGGTGATTGCTCCCCTCTCCACCATCACCAACTGGGAGAGGGAGTTCTCCACATGGACCAATATGAATGCCATCGTCTACCACGGCAGCCTGGCAAGCAGGCAGATGATCCAACAGTATGAGATGTACTGCAAAGATGACAAGGTGGGCTTGACGGTAGTTAATATGACTGAAATTGAACATATCTGATTCATGTCACAATTGTGTGCGCAGGAACATTTAATTCCAGGTGCGTACAAATTTGATGCCCTGATCACAACTTTTGAGATGGTGTTGTCTGACTGCCCTGAGCTGAGGGAGATATCCTGGCGTTGTGTGATTATTGATGAGGCGCATCGCCTAAAGAATCGTAACTGCAAGCTGTTGGACAGTTTGAAAATGTTGGACCTGGTTAGTTGACCCAAGTAGAATATTTCAGAATAAAACTCTCTTATGCAGAACGCAGAGAGTTAGTGTCTTTGACTTGGGACTCACCTTATTgcttttgcccccccccccccaaggaacACAAGGTGTTGTTGACTGGCACGCCTCTGCAGAATACTGTGGAGGAACTCTTCAGCTTGCTTCATTTCCTGGAGCCTGCCCAGTTCCCCTCTGAAATTGAATTCCTGAGGGAATTTGGAGACCTCAAAACTGAGGAACAGGTGCAAAATATGACACAGTCATTAACTATTTTAAATTTGGCTGTGACTGAGCAAGTTctattttccttttcattttttcacaCCCCCCCCAGGTTCAGAAGCTGCAAGCTATATTGAAGCCGATGATGTTGCGAAGGCTCAAAGAAGATGTCGAGAAGAATTTGGCACCCAAACAGGAGACAATCATTGAGGTTAGTAAATGTTCTTTAATGCATGATGAACATTTTACACgattaaaaaaaccaaacaatttGCAATAGCGTCAGTCTACCTTTTATTGTCAAGAGTTAAAATGTTAAACGACTCTTGTATTCTTACTTTAAGGTTGAGTTGACGGATGTTCAGAAGAAGTACTACCGGGCTATCCTGGAGAGGAACTTCAGTTTTCTCAGTTTAGGAGCAAACAGTAACAGCAATGTCCCCAACCTGCTCAACACGATGATGGAGCTGCGCAAGTGCTGCAACCACCCTTACCTCATCAATGGTATTGCATGTTTGAAACAAATTCacctgactttatttttttttaaatattttttttaatacttacaACCAACGTGTCTTGTCTGTCTTAACAAGGTGCGGAGGAGAAGATTGTAGCAGAGTTGCGGCAGGTGTATGACCCTCTGGCCCCAGACTTCCATTTGCAGGCGCTAATTCGCTCAGCTGGAAAGCTCGTCTTGCTAGACAAGCTGCTGCCACGTCTCAAGGCTGGTGGTCACAAAGTCCTCATATTCTCCCAAATGGTGCGCTGCTTAGACATTCTGGAGGACTACCTCATCAACAAGAGGTAGGACACCTTGCCTTATTTTCTTCAGCCCGTTTGTTCCACGTATATTTCTTTTCAAGTTATTGACACATCTTTATAGATACCTTTATGAGCGGATTGATGGCCGAGTGCGTGGCAATTTACGACAGGCTGCCATCGATCGCTTTAGCAAGCCTGACTCGGACCGCTTCGTCTTTCTGCTGTGCACTCGAGCTGGCGGCTTGGGTATTAACCTCACTGCTGCAGACACCTGTGTCATATTCGACTCAGACTGGAACCCTCAGAATGACCTCCAGGTACATATGCAACTCTGATCTGCTGTCCAATCAAACGTTATCAGTCTTCGGAGTTCTTTCCTTTTGCGAATCGGTGCTTTGACCTCCCACCGTAATGCCACCATTTCCTTTATTCtgttgattgatttttatttgtaaactTCCTCAGGCACAAGCTCGATGTCATCGTATTGGCCAGTCAAAGGCAGTCAAGGTCTACCGTCTGATCACAAGGAATTCGTATGAGAGGGAGATGCTGGATAAAGCAAGTTTGAAGCTGGGTCTCGACCGTGCCGTCCTGCAAAGCATGAGTGGCAACAAAGACAGTAATGTTAACGGGGTAAGAAAACAATCTGCTCGCTGATCAGTCACCTACAATTTATATTATGGATAGTTTGTTACACATTTTCCATagtgtttttaaatcagtcaaaatgtttttgtgttacttCTAACAGATCCAGCAGTTTTCTAAGAAGGAGATTGAGGACTTGCTGAGGAAAGGAGCTTACGCCGCCATCATGGACGAGAACGACGAGGGTAGTCGCTTCTGTGAGGAAGACATTGACCAGATCCTCCAGCGAAgagccaccaccatcaccatAGAGAGCGAGGGCAAGGGCTCCACCTTCTCAAAGGCCAGCTTTGTGGCCTCTGAGAACCGTAATGACATCGCCCTCGATGACCCGGAATTCTGGGAAAAGTGGGCCAAGAAAGCAGACATAGACATGGACACGATCAACAGAAAGGTAAAAtgatttttcacttttaaaggTTGTTTTGCACTTCTTATATCCCTGCAATTTGCGAAAAATAATACTGAATTGATTCTCTCCCCCTTAGAACACACTCGTTATTGACACTCCCAGAGTGCGCAAGCAGACCCGCCAGTATTCCACTCTGCGAGGGGAAGGCGCAGAACTATCTGATGTGGACAGTGACGAAGAGTACCCACCTGCCAATTCCAGGCACTCTCGTTCTTCCCGGCGTGCCGACCGTCACAGTGGAGTGGGTTACGGTCGCACTGACTGTTTCCGTGTGGAAAAACATCTGCTTGTCTATGGGTAGATAGAATTGTATGCTAAACTAGTTTTCTCAAGCTTAATGTTATCTTTTACAGGAAGATTTAGCAGTTGCGATCTGAGCCGTCACTGTTATTTGTGACTAAATTGGATTATATTGGCTTTTaaaagcccccccaaaaaaacaaaaaaaaatcacacccaCTTTTATTCCAATGTTTTCCAGTTGGGGCCGGTGGAGGGACATCCTCTCTCATGCCAGATGTAAGCGGCGCTTGAGTGAGCGCGACGTGGAGACAATCTGCCGTGTCATCCTGGTATTTTGTCTCCTCCACTATCGCGGTGATGAGAACATTAAGAGTTTTATCTGGGAACTCATCACGCCACCGGAGAATGGACGTGAACCCCAAACACTGCTCAACCACTCTGGTAGGAACATGTTCATGGCTTCACCTTTCAACTGGCATGTAATGTAACATATGTGGGCAAGCTCAAGGGGTGTTTTGTTTGAGGCACAGAAATTCTCACCTTGGTTGAGTttacttcttcttttctcctCAGGCCTTTCCATCCCTGTCCCCAGAGGCAGAAAAGGTAAGAGGGTAAAAACTCAGAGCACATTTGATGTGCAGAAGGTGGAGTGGATCCGCAAGTACAATCCAGACACACTGCTGCTTGATGACAGTTACCGCAAACACCTTAAACATCAGTGCAACAAGTTAGTGAAGCATAAGTTGTTTTTCTGCATATGTGTACACCTGCGCTGTGTCTATATGACGTCTCTTCTCACTTAGGGTGTTGCTGAGGGTCCGTATGCTCTACTATCTGAAGCAGGAAGTGATCGGCGAACATGCTGAGTCTGTCCTGAAAGGGGCTGACATCAGGTATTCAATTCAGCGGTTTGCATATGCTCCAATGCAAGAAGTAATCTGAGATACACTGGGgactaaaatgtattattaatattatctcCCGCCCCCAGAGATGTTGATATCTGGATGCCAGAGATGGAGCAGCAAGAGGTGCCTGCAGGATGGTGGGATGGTGAGGCAGACCGCTCTCTGCTGGCTGGTGTGTTTAAACATGGTAAGAAAATTCCGGAGAACAATAAGTCTTTCCTGCGCTGATTCATCCCTTTGTGGCCAGGCTCACTACTGCCGCTCCCATGAGATGGAGCAAGTTTGTACTTACTAACTAAGCGTCACTCTTGTTACCAGGTTATGAGATGTACACAACCATGCGTGCCGATCCTCGTCTCTGTTTCCTGGAGCGGGTGGGCCGCCCAGATGACAAGGCTATCGATGCCGAGCAACACACTGCTGATGGCGAGCTGGGAGATGAGTGAGTCTTATCTGTTTTGATATCTGGCTGGCCATAACGGCATATGAGCAGGTGATAAAATATTGATGACTCAAGTAATGTCTCACGTGCTTTTTACCGTTTTACACAGAGGTGATTATGATAAATACTCAGAGGACCCAGAGTTCAAGCCCGCATCAAGACTCCCCAAAGATTCTTACGATGAGGTATACTTCTGAGCATTACATCATCATAGCTCTGAAACAGTGTATCAAAAGTCTCACGCATTGTCCTTTAACGCTCCCATCAACTAGCCTGACGGTATGAAGCTGGAGGATATGTCTGTTGAAGACAAGGTCGTTCCGGGGATAACAGATAGCGTTTCTAACCAGAACCAGAGCGGATGCGATTGGCCCTCCAGTTCATCACTTACAGCGCGCTTGCGGCGGTTGGTCACGGCTTACCAGCGCAGCTACAGGCAGGAACAGCTGAAAATTGAAGCAGAGGCAAAGGGCGACCGTAGACGCAGAAGGTGTGAGCAAGCTAGCAAGCTGAAGGAGATAGCACGGCAAGAGCGACAACAAAGGTAAAGTATTATCGTGTGTTTTTCGAAGCGAACATCTTTTTCAAGAGGCCTTTTGATCTTCACTTCTACTGCACAAGTCAGTTTCACTTCAATAAAAATCACCCAATTTTATTTGCATCTTTCTGCAGGTGGACACGCCGGGAGGAATGTGACTTCTACCGTGTTGTCTCAACTTTTGgtgtggaaagaatgaaaaagGAGGCGGGCCTTGTTGAGGGCGAAGAACCAGATTATGAGTGGACGCGATTCCGCACATTTGCACGCCTGGATAAAAAAACTGATGAAAGCCTTAGTCGATACTTCCGCTCTTTTGTAGCCATGTGCCGGAGAGTATGTCACCTGCGTCCTGGCCGGGATGAGGGTAACTACTGCCACTCCACAATACTCAAATACACAAATTTTATTGCACAGGCCCCCCCAAAACGTAGCATTTTCAACATTCTCAAGTAACTACTCAAACATTGCCGGTATTGGTCAAGCTACTCGGAAATTGTGGTGAGCTAAGCTACAAGTTATTCTACTCACTATTCAATGACCGAAGCTAACCCACCAGAGGAATGTAGCCAGCTAAGctacaataaaatgacaaaagtagtTAAACTACATTAATTCCAAGTCATTGCGATCTAGTGATGAGTTAAAATGTGAGACGATCAGTTAGGTTTTATGAACAATTGTGTCATTAAACTTGTTGGAGTTCCTGGATATTGGGGTTGCACAATAAACAACGGAACTTAGAACTGTTCTGTGAGGACTCTGAGTAACATGAATTCTTTAATTATGGCCACGGGGCTTCAAGAGATGTACACAGCTTAGCGCTCTCTTCTGCAATTTTATCCAGCTGTGCCCTTTCCACCTCACTGCGCTGCGTTATCAGACAATTCGCAGGCATCTTTTTATAAACGGTCTAAGGCCAGCGTCAGCAGGAAGAGCGGTATGTGAAACGTCAAACGGAATAGAAGCATTAAGCATTTAGACCTACGCTGGAATTGTTGAGGTTGAAAACAACCACATGACTGAGAAGTGTAGtccatgcattcattttctgagcc
Encoded proteins:
- the chd8 gene encoding chromodomain-helicase-DNA-binding protein 8 isoform X2 — protein: MADPIMDLFEDTPLFNLDALPDDSFSQGSSDPVEEALKLALGQVDAPVEPEPAPELPVDAGICVPVAAATIPEQVSIPTPTQQTAAAAQTVSLAAVPTLAQAPAAVGTVPQVQAHATVPIASNTNVVTSSTVLLNSPLTVSSLPAATTTAAQQLAQLAQQLTPQQLSAITQQAGGKIVILKGPQGQAQVLQTVSGATGQAGGKVIRLVSGSPLKPGMPILQGGAVLNQATTAQTQVKVSAAGVQRLLQSPNGPVKQLLLTSMPQQGQQVQVQIPAQTQMAQVQAQVQVQPQSQPAQIQIQAQNQVQLQPAMQAQTPGSEAKRITLVLQQPSQAATATSMGQTVVAQPQVTQVQTGQGGQQQVQAPTRLVLGQLPGGKLVLQGSQLAALTQARATGQAGGQPKVLTIQLQVQQQPNQQGGVKYQLVSGAGGTGSPQVLQISQSQGGQRVAVPLKMLLQPQTSSASTAGGAVSVLKVVNASTAGPSSTTTTASQAIRITKVPGDCSSVRRVEILCKQEKANRIVAEAIARAKARGEKNLPRVLNQDELPSTQTSPEIGGTVTVVSSAKKKTSGGGSKKKSPLVAGTPSKSAGGVDKKGKAKLAGGAVGDAGGTTIPAAGIKSKSKTKTNTITLVGAKKRKRNPSSDHSDGELSPASPAALEEDLIMKRRSNRVVNRKKYTEDLDIKITDDEDEQEDVDVTTTTAAVASISAAPAAAHIHQEIELHGDGLPGMQFFVENPSEEDAAIVDKVLSMRVTKKEVSPGQYSNVEEFFVKYKNYSYLHCEWASMGQLEKDKRIHQKIKRFKTKHAQMRHFFHEEEELFNPDYVEVDRILDVSHSIDKDNGEAVIYYLIKWCSLPYEDATWELNEDVDEGKVEDFNKIQNRQPRLKRTMRPQAGSWKKLEETREYKNGNALREYQLEGVNWLLFNWYNRQNCILADEMGLGKTIQSITLLSEIYATGIQGPFLVIAPLSTITNWEREFSTWTNMNAIVYHGSLASRQMIQQYEMYCKDDKEHLIPGAYKFDALITTFEMVLSDCPELREISWRCVIIDEAHRLKNRNCKLLDSLKMLDLEHKVLLTGTPLQNTVEELFSLLHFLEPAQFPSEIEFLREFGDLKTEEQVQKLQAILKPMMLRRLKEDVEKNLAPKQETIIEVELTDVQKKYYRAILERNFSFLSLGANSNSNVPNLLNTMMELRKCCNHPYLINGAEEKIVAELRQVYDPLAPDFHLQALIRSAGKLVLLDKLLPRLKAGGHKVLIFSQMVRCLDILEDYLINKRYLYERIDGRVRGNLRQAAIDRFSKPDSDRFVFLLCTRAGGLGINLTAADTCVIFDSDWNPQNDLQAQARCHRIGQSKAVKVYRLITRNSYEREMLDKASLKLGLDRAVLQSMSGNKDSNVNGIQQFSKKEIEDLLRKGAYAAIMDENDEGSRFCEEDIDQILQRRATTITIESEGKGSTFSKASFVASENRNDIALDDPEFWEKWAKKADIDMDTINRKNTLVIDTPRVRKQTRQYSTLRGEGAELSDVDSDEEYPPANSRHSRSSRRADRHSGVGYGRTDCFRVEKHLLVYGWGRWRDILSHARCKRRLSERDVETICRVILVFCLLHYRGDENIKSFIWELITPPENGREPQTLLNHSGLSIPVPRGRKGKRVKTQSTFDVQKVEWIRKYNPDTLLLDDSYRKHLKHQCNKVLLRVRMLYYLKQEVIGEHAESVLKGADIRDVDIWMPEMEQQEVPAGWWDGEADRSLLAGVFKHGYEMYTTMRADPRLCFLERVGRPDDKAIDAEQHTADGELGDEGDYDKYSEDPEFKPASRLPKDSYDEPDGMKLEDMSVEDKVVPGITDSVSNQNQSGCDWPSSSSLTARLRRLVTAYQRSYRQEQLKIEAEAKGDRRRRRCEQASKLKEIARQERQQRWTRREECDFYRVVSTFGVERMKKEAGLVEGEEPDYEWTRFRTFARLDKKTDESLSRYFRSFVAMCRRVCHLRPGRDEDLPPLPQTVAPITEERASRTLYRISLLRRLRERVLPHPSLEERLLLAPRTSELPTWWSIPDHDRQLMLGAAVHGVSRTELSVFSDPQFTFTAARDEFIQNQQALPPPQSQPIMHLNQPKSIAEVSGVKEDGQEVDISLLGGEISAHLQSTPLSHHDGKAQGQSWSFKMNKNKGGNKGGQEGGSDSDSDSGSSSSDQSGSSDESGDSEEEVDGGVKACDVDEENGLLSIALSQDGIPPTNPVRVEWPKDRVLINRLDSLCTLVLTGHWPSGRRYVSEAHVNQSAELQRDEMTYVRAGRKPLTIPGGEGEDGEFTVKLLKEEGLKLTFSKQALMPNGSGGESSRKRRKELELSDPDGILDPLERIPRRRDPPTWLKENPDYEVEGDMLALLVNRSKRKRRRRADKALTGNEKVKLINMRTGKKIGAAFCPMLQDLREYLEENADFVVAPDWSETVRNSGFLPETLFHRLLTEYSEIPKKSRHRHHHHHHHHHHHQHHHMPEPMPENPYLEGVEEETLVSDGAYMMDEEDLETSQHFLTSPDFDVKIEAGDSLSQGDYDSSDQEGLLDDVILTQKDSDSSSSSED